GTTTTGTTTTAATCTTGATACTAGCTCATTGACATTGAGTGAGCCATTTTGGTCTAAATTTTCTAAAGAAATTTTCACATTTTCAACATTGCTTAAAGCACTTGCACTAGTTTGTAAGCTAAAAGCATAGGCAAATACACTAAAAGCGGTGAAAATCGCTATTTTTCTTACCAAGATTTGCCCTTGTTGAGTTCTACAAACTCATCATAGCTCACAAATTTCATCTCTCCATTTTCTACTAAAAATCTAGCTGGACGGCTTGGATTATATTTTGTCACCTTGTCGCCGATCTTTAGCTCAATGTTGCCATTTCCACAAACTACGAGCTGCCTTTGGTCTAAATTTATATTTATGCTTTTGCTTGTGTCGTTTGATATTTTTTGACCATTTTCAAGATTAATTATCCCTATCCAGACACGTTGTTTTGGTGTAATGACCGCCTCATTTAGTGGCTTTGTAATGTTTTGCTCTATCTTAGGAGCTGGCTGAGCTGCCATGCTTGGCTTTACAGCATTTTGCTCCATGCTCGCAGGACTTGTTGCCACATTTTGTTCAACTGGAGCTGAAATTTTCAAGTCTGATGCGTTTGCTTCTATTTTAGGGCTATTTTGAGAGATGGTGATATTTGTATCAATGATATTTTTCTTCACCTCATTTACTATGCTTGACTGAGAATAGCTCACGCTTTTATTCTCATCATTTAAAAACGATAAAAAATTCTCGATATATTTGTAAGCATCAAAATGATATGCCCCACCAGCGATAATAGCTAAAATGATGAGCCAAAATAAAAATCCAATGCCGCCACTACCGCTTTGTTTTTGTATGGTAATATCTTTTGGAGTGTAAGAAGAAATTTTTGGAGTAACTTTAGTTTTGTGACTCTCATCTGGAGTATTTTCTTGCATAAAGGCATCATATTCAGCGAGCAACTCGCTCAAATCAACATCATATTCACGTTGCAAAATCTTGGCATAGCCCCTAATATTTAAACGTGATAATTTTTCAAAATTTTTATCAAAAATATATTGTAAAAATGTAGGCTCAATATGCGTTTTACGTGAAATTTCCTTTATACCTATCTCTTTTAAATTCTCTAATTCATTCATCTATCATCCTGTCACAAATTATTGCAAAAGCTGCACTTACATTTAAGGAGTCCCAGCCCTCTTTTAACTTTATACCAATACACTCATCACACTTTACTAGAGCCTTTTGTGGTATGCCTTCGCCCTCTGAGCCCATCACCAAAGCTCTTTTACCGGCAAACTTCATCTCTTTTACGTTTTTACCATTACTTGCGGTTGCATAAATTTTAAAACCAAATTGCTTTAGTTCATTTAATAAACTAAGCCCATCTTCAAAAATCGCTATTGGTATCTCATAAGCAGCGCCGCTACTTGATCTTAAAACGCCTTGCATATTTATACTTTTTGCCACTATCACAAGGCCTTCGCAGCCTAGAGCATAGGCACTTCTAGCGATAGCACCGATATTGCCAACATCGCTTATACCATAAAGAATAGCGATAAAATTTAGCTTTTTAAGCTCAGCAATGTCTGAAAATTCAAATTCACTAACATTCGCTAAAAAACCTTGATGGTTTCCACCGCGAGCTAAAGACTGTGCTTTTTGATTATCCACGCGAATAATTTTTTTGCCCGTACCACAAATTTTATAGAAGAGTTTTTTGTCACACTCTTTTGATAGATATATCTCTTCTAATATCTGTGGTCGCTTGTTCAAAATATGTAAAAATAGTTGTTTTCCGTATATTATCATGGTAACTTATGGTAGCTAAAGTCAATTAAAATTTAACTTATTTTTGTATGTAACTAGAGTAAATTTTACACTTTCGTTTCAATGTCACTTAGTAGTTTTGCGGCCTATAATTTAAGCTTTCGTAAGTTCATCATATATCTTTTTTACATCTTCTCCAGTTATTTTGTTAAGCAATTTTGCTTTTACTTTTGGAGCAAGATCAAGCAAAAGTATCTCATCTTTTGTGATATTTTGAGTGGCTGTTTTGTCACTTTTTGAGATGACAATCGCCCACTCTCCACTTAAATTTGCTTTTTCTAAAATTTGGACTAAATTTTTAGCACTATCTTTAAACTTACTCTCAAATTTTTTTGTGGCCTCTTTTATGGCAAAAATTTCTCTCTCAGGTTCTAGATTTGCGATACTTTGTACTAAGCCTAGTATGCGTTTTGGACTTTCATAGATCACAGCTGGATAGGCCAAATTTAGAGCATTTTGGATGGCCAAAGACCTATCTCTACCAGTATTTGGCAAAAATCCTAAAAAGACAAATTCCTTATCACAAAGTCCACTTGCAACCACACTTAAAAGTGCGGCATTTGCTCCACTTAAAATTTCATATTTAATGTTGTTTTTTTGAGCGTATCTTACTAGACTAACGCCTGGATCGCTGATGCCTGGCATGCCAGCATCGCTCATGTAAGCTACATTTTTACTAAAAAAATCATCACTTAAATTTGTGAAAAAGTCATCTTCATTATGAGTGTGAAGTGGGATAAATTTTGATATATTTATACTTGCGTCAAAGCGTTCATTTAGTAGGTTTACAAGACTTTTACAGACTCTTGTATCTTCGCAAATAGCTATCTCGCATTCACGCAAAATTCTAATCGCACGAAGCGAGATATCTTCTAAATTTCCTATTGGAGTAGGAATAAAGTAGAGCAAGGCTTATTTTTGAGCGTATTTTTTCTTAAATTTCTCAACACGGCCAGCACTGTCAACTATCTTTTCGCTGCCTGTGAAAAATGGGTGGCACTTGTCGCAAATATCAATTCTGATCTCGCTTTTGTTTGACTTTGTTTTAAAAGTGTTTCCGCAAGCACAAGTTACAGTGCAATCTACGTATTCTGGATGGATATCTTTTTTCATCATTTTTCCTTTATTATTTTTGGGCTAATTATCTACATTAAAAGTTGCTGATTATATAAAAAGAAATCTAAAAATCAAATAAATTAAGTCAGGAATTTTGCGGCCACTGAGATAACCGCAGTCTGCGATCTTAAGGTGTTTTTAGTATTTAAGCAGTAGCTATTTTTAAATTTAGCCATCTCATCCTCGCTAAATCCACCCTCTGGACCGATTATTAAAAGCCCATCATCTTTTTTCTCATTTAAGCTTTTACCACCAAAATTTATAGCTGAGACATTTTTATACACACTCATTAGCTCGTCCAAATTTTTATAAACTTCAAACTCCATTAGCGATGTTCGTCCGCACTGCTCGCAAGAGAGAGCATTTATGTAGTTTAGCCTTTCAATATCTATCTTAAAATTTGCTTGAGAAAATTTAGTATAGACAAAAGCTATTTTGCCAACGCCAAGTTCATTTAAAAATGGCAATGTCTTTTCTATCGTCTTTGGATCAACGATAGCCCAAGCGATCGTAAAGTCGATTTTTTGCTCGCTATTTGAGCTGGCAAAAATAAGGCTTAAGCTCGCACTTCGCCTATCAATCTCATCAATTTCATAGATATACTCTTTAAAATCTCGTAAATTTCTAACACTTATTCGCTCACCAGCTTGCATTCTTCTAGCTTTTAGGTGCAAAAAAGCTTCATTTACTATCTTTAAACTTTCATTACCTGCATTTTTATCATATAAAAATTTCATCTAAATCCCTGCAATTACGACTAAAATAAGATCACAAAATCCCTTAATAAGGGCAAATTTTTTAAATTTTTCTAAGTCACTATTAGCTGCATAAATTTTTAGCCTTTTAAAACCTATGGCACTAAGTGCGATTAAAATTATTAAGATGATTAACATTTTTATGGCATTAAATTTAAACTCATATCCGTAATACGCCCATAAAATAAGTCCAGTTAGCACAAGAAAACTAAGCAACATATGATAAATCGGTAAAAAATATCTTATACGAAGCACATAGTTTTTGCTATTGCTGATAAACTGAGTAAGTATTAAATAAAGTATATTACAGGCAACTAGTGCATAAAAAAATATCACATGAAAAGGCAAAGTGTATGCAAAAAGCGAGGAGAGATGTTCGTTCATTTCTTATCTTTAGAAGGCTCGTTCTCTTCCACAACTGGCTCAGGCGGGAGTTGTTCATCGATTGTGACATTTGCGTCTGGTTGGGCTATGGTCACATCACTAGGCACTGGCTCGCTAATATCATTTTTAGCCTCATCTTTATCTCCACAACCCGCAAATAGACCAGCTATAAATAAAAAAGAAGTTATAATTTTTTTCATCAAACGTCCTTTGGAATTTCTATTTTTAATCTATTTTTCATTTTCTCGAATAAATTTTTATCTTCCCACTCTTCTATGATAGCGTCTGAAAATTTGATCTCATCTAGCTTTATCTCGCCCATTTGCGCATTTACGGCGTCCTCTTTAAAGCACTGCGCATAGCCAGTATCAGTCTCATGCACGATAATACTATGAAGCTTCACTTCACGCTCACCGTTATTCATCACGCTAAGTTCAAGCAGTCGCTCTATCATAACAAAAAATATGCGGCAAAACTGCTCTGCACTTGGATTTAGCGGGATCTCGATCCATCTTGCCGAGTGCTTTTTTAGATCATTTTTATACTCATCATTATCGCCTGAAAATATTGTCGTAGCGTGATCAAAACTATCAATGATCGTTTTTATATTTTGCTTCATCAAGCCAAAGTCATAGACCATGCCGGCATTATCAAGAAAATTTGAGCTAAGTAAAATTTCAGCCACATAGCTGTGTCCGTGGATGCTAGTCCTACAACGCTTTGAGCTACAAAATCTCACAATATGTGCATTTTCAAATCTAAAAAGCTTTCTAATAATCATCAAACACCTTCTTTATCGCTCCAAAGCCTGATGTGGATACGCTCCGAGTAGTTAAATCCATACTTTATGGCAAATTCTGCCGTCTTTAAAGCATTTTTACTAAGCTCTGCTCTATCTGCACCCATCGCCATGCACCAAACTGGCAAATCCACTTGACTTTTTACATTTATAATTTCGTCTAACTCGCTTTTGTCAAAGTGCGAGAGGACAAATTTCAAAAAGCTACTTCTTGCATTATTTTTAATAGCTAAAATAGCGTCTAAATTTATGCGTTTTTGCTCGCTAACTCCGCTATTTGCTAGCTTTACTCCGAGTGCAAAATGGCAATTTTTATAAATTTCATACTTAGCAAAATCAATTAAGGTAGTGCCATTTGTCTCAAAATGTACTTCATAATCTTCAAGCAATTTCTTTACCAAATTTATAAAATTTTCATTTTCATGCCAGATGAGCGGCTCGCCGCCGGTTAAAACAATGATCGGTTTTTGCATTAAGCCTTTGCATAGGTTATCAACTATGCCTAAAATTTCATCTACACTATAAATTTTATAATTAAAATGCCCTTTAAAAACAGCCCTTATGCTATCACATCCTAGTAAGCTTTCGCCAGTTTTTAAAGACTTTGTTTGCACGCCAAAGCCAGAGCAGTTTAAGTTGCAGCCTAAAAAGCGTAAAAATATAGCGAGTCTACCTTGGTAAGCTCCTTCGCCTTGGATGCTTAAAAACGCCTCAACTAGCTCTAGCTCTTTGCTCATCAACCACCAGTTTGATAAAAGGCACGCGAAGAGGTTTCATTGCTAGCACCTATCGCCCATTTGTTCTCTTTTGGCTTGTTTGCTAGTACTTGCCTTAAAATTTCACTTGCAGCTACGATATCACCTTTTTCAACCGCTTTTTTGATGCTAAGAGCCTCTTCAAAGTAAAGGCAAGGTATCAAAAGCCCCTCGGCACTTAGCCTGATACGGTTGCAACTCTCGCAAAAGTCGTGCTTATGCGGATCAATGATACCAAATTTATAACCATCATCAAGTCTATAAATAGACGCAGGCGCATTTAGTAGTTTTCTATCTTTTGTGACATTATATTTTTGTGAGATGATTTTTAAAATTTCATCGCTACTTAGCCCTTTTAGATCATCTTTTGCGTGTGAATTTTCCATATACTCAATAAATCTGATCTGAGAATCTCTAAATTTAGCAAACTCAAGCAAATTTATAAGCTCATCATCATTTACGCCTTTTAGTGCGACAGTGTTGATTTTTACCTTTAATCCAGCATCATGAGCTGCTTCAAAGCCAGCTAAAACTTCGTGCAAGACGCTTTTTTGTGCGATAAATTTAGCCTTTTGCTCATTTAGTGTATCAAGCGACATATTTATGCGCTTTAGTCCAGCATCTTTTAGTCTTTTGGCAAAGTGTGAAAGCATATAGCCATTTGTAGTAAGTGCTAGATCGATGTCTGGATTATAATCACTTATCATCTTTATAAAAACGTCCAAGTCCTTACGTACAAGCGGTTCGCCTCCAGTGATTCTTATCTTTTTTATACCTTCATCGATAGCCACTTTTACAAATAAAAATAGCTCTTCAAAGGTTAATAAATTCTCCCTTGGCGTCCAGCTAAATGGCGTTGTAGGCATGCAATACCTACACCTAAAGTTGCAACGCTGAGTTACAGAAATCCTTAAATAATCAACAACCCGACCATATTTATCAATTAGCATAAAGCACCTTCTTAAGCTTGGTTAGAGCTTTTTATAATTTTTCAATTATATGTTAAAAGATTTAAATCAAAATAAAAATTTAAGCCAATTTTTGTAGTTTAAGAGTGGATTAGTCTTTTTAAAATTAGCCTGTAAATTTAGGCTAATTTATGAAATTTAAGCACAAATTCGACTCGCCCCATTCCAACATGAAGGTCCTTTGCGATCATCGCTGCAATTTTTCCATCTTTAAACATTTTTAAAATTTGCTCTTCTTCATTGATGACACTTGGTGCGATTTTATTAATATCTCTTGTTCGCTCTTCAAGACTAACTATCCTATCTTTTTGCTCTGTTGCAAAATCATCAATTACTCGCTCAATACTCTTAATCGCACGAATTATTGGTACAATCTTTTCATTTATTTGCAAATCAATATTTTCTTTTATCTGTTTTTTAAGTGGCTCATATTGTTCACTATTTTTAAATGCCTCGCCCTCAAGCATTGAAATTTGTTTTTTTAGATTGAAATTTTCTTGCATAACGCTTTCTATCGCTCGCTCAAATCTCGCAAATTTTTTATTTGTCTCACTATCTTTTATCAACATTAAAGCTACTATTATCGCCAAAACGATACCAAAGCCTAAAAAAATATAAATTTCCATATTTTTCCTTTACGAATTCGCTCTCATTTCTCTTATCATTACACGCTCTCTAGCTGTTACGTAAGCGTTCCAGTCGGCTTCATCCTCTTCGTGCATATTTTCTATCTTTGCTAAGTTTTCACTAACAGCTCTTAAATAAAGACTCAAATTTCTCTTTGGAAAGATAGGCATAGCAATCCTTGCGTAGTAAATTTCATCTTTTATAAATTTTTCTTCACTTATTTTGATGTGTGTAAAACCGATTTCTTCGATACTCGTCCTCTCTTTTAGTGGCAAATATTGCTTATGTTCGTTTTTAATATAATCACTCAGCGCATCAACTTTTCTATGAAGCTCGATCAGCAAAGTTAATAAAACTTGATCGCTCTCTTTGGTTTCGCCACGTGATTTAGCTCGTTTTAGCCAAGCCCCAAGTGCATCCTCTTCGCCCGGCAAGATGGAGTCAAACTCTCTTTTAAATTTCTCGCTCCCATCTTTATCAGACTCAAATTCCATATCAAGAGGTGCTTTAAACAGCTTAATCTCGCTCATAATACGCTAATCCAAACAAAGATAAAAAATAAAATTCCCAGATAGCCATTTAACGTAAAAAATGCTCTATCTATCTTGCTAAAGTCGCGTCTTACGATCCTATGCTCAAGAAATAAAATAACGCCACTTACTAAAATTCCAAAAAATGCCATCGCTCCAAGCCCAGCTGCCCAAGCAAAAAGTAGCCAAAATATAAAAGCTAAAGCGTGAAAAATGGCTGATAAAAAAAGTGTAGCCTTGTCGCCATAAATAGCTGGTATGCTAAAGAGCTTGTTTTCTTTATCAAATTTCATATCTTGAAGCGAGTAAAGCAAGTCAAATCCAGCTACCCAAAATGTCACACCAAGGCAAAGCAGCACGCTCCAAAGCGGTATAGCAGCGCTCACTGCGACAACGCCAGCAATGGGAGCAAGACCTAAGCTAAGGCCAAGCACCAGATGTGCTAGCTCGCTAAAGCGCTTAAATAGCGAATATCCACCAAGAACAGCTAAAATAGGAAAACTTAGCCAAAATGCGAGCGAATTTATAAAATAAGCGCATACGATAAAAATAAACGCATTTGCCGCAATAAAAAGCTGCATATTGCTTCTACCGATACGACCATCAACGCTTGGACGGCTCGCAGTTCGCGGATTTAGCTTATCGATATCTTCATCTTTGTATCTATTAAAAGCCATAGCAAAATTTCTAGCACTAACAGCGCAAAAAGTACCTAAGATAAGCAGTTTTAAGCCAAACCAAGCCGAGCCACTTTCTATCTTGCTAGCAACTATCATAGCAACAAAAATAAAAGGCAAAGCAAAAACAGAATGCTTAAAAACGATAAGTTCAGCGATAATTTTTAATTTTTCTATCATTTGATAAATTTCCATTTTCTTTAAAAATGGTTGATTTTACACCATTTTGCTTTAAATTTGAATTTATATTATCATTACAAGATTAATTTAAAACAAAGGTTTATTATGGGAAAAGTAGCGATTATTGGAGATAGTTTTAGTGCGTTATTTACGGCTTACGAATTAGCTAAAAAAGGTGAAGAAATTTTAATTATTAGCAGCCAAAAAGATGATTTTACAAATGGAATTTTAGCGCCTTTTGGCACACACGCTCTTGCAAAAGATGGAGCGATATCTAGCTCATTTATGGGGCTAGTTAGCAAAAAAAGCGAGCTTGATATAAGTATTTGCTTAAATGAAAATTTTAGAGCTTGGATGACAAATTTTACACTTAAATCAACCAAAGCTCACGACAAAAAGATGCAAATTTTGTTTTCAAAATTTGGTAAGAAAAGCTTTGAAATTTTAAGAGAGCTAAACAACAAATATCCGCAGATAAATTTCGATGAGAGCGGTATTTATCTACTTTTTAGCAATGACGAAAGCTTTAAAAAAAGGCTTGATGAGATAAAGGTTGCCCATAGCGAGCAAGAAATTTTAAGCGTAGATAAAGAGCTAGCAAATTTTGGGCTAATAAATAAAAATATAAAAGGCGCTATAAATTTAGTCAAAAACGCAAGTATTGACACAAATGAGCTAAAAAAAGCTTTGATAAATGAGCTAAATTCTCTTGGGGCAAAATTTATAAATGATGAAATTTATGAGCTAAAAACGCAGGGGCAAATAGTGCAAAAAGCTACCGGCAATAACGCCGAATATGAGGCCGATAACTTTGTGATAGCTTCAAAAAATTTAGAGCTTTCAAATAAACTAGGCACGAGCTTAAATGCGATTTTGGCTAAATTTTATACTATTGATCTTAGCCTAAATGAAGGGCAAATCCCTAAAAAACCAATCATTTTAAATGATCTATTTGCCAAAATTTATCCAACTAAAAATGGCGTTATGATTATTACAAATTTACAAGTCGGCGCTATCGATACGCTTGTTAAAACTGAAAAGATTAATGCATTTTTAAATGAACTAAAGATACATCTTGGTATAAGCGAGCTAAAAGAGCCTAGCTTTAGGGCAAACTACGTACTTCTTAGCTCAAACGATAAGCCAGCTCTTGGACGCGATAACATATATAGTAACTTGATCTATAACCAAGCTTATGGACTAAATGAACTTAGTTTTGCTCCGTATTTTGCCAGTGTTTTGGCTAGTCTTATAAAAGATAGCAAAAATAACGAGGAAAATGATGAAATTTTACTCTTTAGCTCGTTTTACGAGGGCTAGACTTGTTTAAAGAATTTGCAATAATTGGCACCACAGCAAGTGGCAAGAGCGATCTTGCATTTGAGCTTGCAAAGGAGCTTAATGGCGTCATCTTAAGCCTTGATTCGCTTGCACTTTATAAAGAGATAGATATCGCCAGCGCAAAGCCAAATAAAGAGCAGCTTGAAGCCATAAAGCACTTTGGTGTAGATGAAATTTATCCTGATGAAGAATTTAGCGTTGGGGCATTTTTTGAAATTTATAAAAATGCAAAGGGTTTTGCACGCTCACAAGACTGCCCACTCATCATCACAGGAGGTAGCGGATTTTATCTAAAATCAATGCTTAGCGGACTTGCACCAGATGTGCCAAAATGTGAGCTAAATTTAAGCAATGAAGAAATTTATAAACTAGCTATAAAAATCGATCCTGAGTTTGCAAGTAAATTTAGCCAAAACGACTCTTATCGCCTCGAAAAGTGGTATCAAATTTATAAATTTAGTAACCAAATTCCAAGCATTTGGCTAAGAGAAAATACTAAAGAGAGCATCATAAAAGAGCTAGCGATATTTGAAATTTTATGGGATAAAGATGAGCTTAGAGAACGTATCAAGAAAAGAACAAAAGGCATGCTTGAAGCTGGGCTCATAGATGAGGCAAAATTTTTATTTGATAAATACAAAAGTGAGCCAAAACCACTAAAATCAATAGGTTTAAAAGAGTGCAAGCAATTTTTAGATAAAGAAATTTCTCAAAACGAGCTTGAAGAGCTCATAGCTACGCACACGGCTCAGTTAGCAAAACGCCAGCGAACCTTTAATCGCTCGCAGTTTGAAAAAAAATTCGTGGGTGATTTGGATCAAATTAGAAGTGAAATTCTAAAATTCTTAAGAGAATAAAACTAGCCCACAAGGGCTAGTTAATAAAATCAAATAGGCATTACCCTAATTTTTGGGCTTAAGCTCTCTTGTAAGACATTTTCAATCGCATAAAGAGTACCAGTTGAGCCACTTGCACAGCCTGAGCAAGCACCAAGATAGCGGATATAAATATCAGTATTTTCTCCGTTATCATTTCTGATATCTAAAATTTCTAAATTTCCGCCATCCATCTCAAGCATTGGGCGAATTTCTTTATCTATGACAGACTCTACTGCTTTTAACTGCCCTACCATCGTCATATTTTCAAAGGTAATGTCACCTAAAGTATGATTTGCTTGGGCATTTGCCTGAGCTTCGATCTTCTCACGCTCCATTTCAGCCCTAGTATCACGCAAAATATCCACCAAATAATATTCTCTTTTTTCATGGCCACCAGGCTTTACGCAAGACTTGCAAAATGCACCAGCTTTGGTGTATTGCGTGATCTCTTCAACTGTGTGAAGGTCATTTAGTCTTATCACTTCTTTTATCGTACCAAGGCTTACCCTAGCACACTCGCAAACGATGATCTCATCTTCAAAATGCTCTGGGTCTATGCCTTTATAGCTTGCGGCTGCTGCTTTTATAACATCATACGCCATAACGGAGCAGTGCATCTTTTGAGGTGGAACTGCTGGCGTTTCTGGATTGTCGCGCATAGCCTTTTCGACATCAAGGTTTGTGATCTTGACTGCTTCATCAACTGTTTTGCCAATACAAAGCTCAGCCATCGTATCAGAGCTAGCTATCGCTGTACCACAGCCAAAGCTTTTAAATTTAGCATCTATTATTTTGTCTGTCTTTTCGTCAACAAGCCAGTATAGCCTAACCGCATCACCGCAGCTTTCTGCACCAAAGTCAGCCACAATAAGCTTTGCGTTTGCCTTTTTAGCATCTTCTTCGGTTATCTCTCCCATAAATTTAGGATTATTCATCCTATCTTGCACTACCTTAGAATACTCATCCCAGATAGAGCCTCCGATCAAATTATTCTTTGCCATGTTATTTTCCTTTAAATTTTATAATCCACTCTTATGCCATTCTGGGGCGTAGGCAAATGTACTAGAGATACCTCTTAGTCTATTTACTGCTTTTGTTATGTGCTCGATCGCATAATCAATCTCTTCTTCTGTATTAAATCTAGAAAGAGATAGTCTAAGTGCGGTGTGAGCTAGCTCTTTATCTGCCCCTATAGCCTCCATTATTGGGTTACTCTCTAATGTTTCACTTGCACATGCTGAGCCAGTTGAAGCTGCGATGCCAGCTTTATTTAGATCCCAAAGCATAGCTTCGCCTTCAACACCTTTTATAGAAGCCAAAATGGTATTTGGC
The Campylobacter concisus genome window above contains:
- a CDS encoding FAD-dependent oxidoreductase; translation: MGKVAIIGDSFSALFTAYELAKKGEEILIISSQKDDFTNGILAPFGTHALAKDGAISSSFMGLVSKKSELDISICLNENFRAWMTNFTLKSTKAHDKKMQILFSKFGKKSFEILRELNNKYPQINFDESGIYLLFSNDESFKKRLDEIKVAHSEQEILSVDKELANFGLINKNIKGAINLVKNASIDTNELKKALINELNSLGAKFINDEIYELKTQGQIVQKATGNNAEYEADNFVIASKNLELSNKLGTSLNAILAKFYTIDLSLNEGQIPKKPIILNDLFAKIYPTKNGVMIITNLQVGAIDTLVKTEKINAFLNELKIHLGISELKEPSFRANYVLLSSNDKPALGRDNIYSNLIYNQAYGLNELSFAPYFASVLASLIKDSKNNEENDEILLFSSFYEG
- a CDS encoding phosphatidylglycerophosphate synthase; translation: MNELENLKEIGIKEISRKTHIEPTFLQYIFDKNFEKLSRLNIRGYAKILQREYDVDLSELLAEYDAFMQENTPDESHKTKVTPKISSYTPKDITIQKQSGSGGIGFLFWLIILAIIAGGAYHFDAYKYIENFLSFLNDENKSVSYSQSSIVNEVKKNIIDTNITISQNSPKIEANASDLKISAPVEQNVATSPASMEQNAVKPSMAAQPAPKIEQNITKPLNEAVITPKQRVWIGIINLENGQKISNDTSKSININLDQRQLVVCGNGNIELKIGDKVTKYNPSRPARFLVENGEMKFVSYDEFVELNKGKSW
- a CDS encoding 23S rRNA (guanosine(2251)-2'-O)-methyltransferase RlmB, with amino-acid sequence MIIYGKQLFLHILNKRPQILEEIYLSKECDKKLFYKICGTGKKIIRVDNQKAQSLARGGNHQGFLANVSEFEFSDIAELKKLNFIAILYGISDVGNIGAIARSAYALGCEGLVIVAKSINMQGVLRSSSGAAYEIPIAIFEDGLSLLNELKQFGFKIYATASNGKNVKEMKFAGKRALVMGSEGEGIPQKALVKCDECIGIKLKEGWDSLNVSAAFAIICDRMIDE
- a CDS encoding 50S ribosomal protein L31, giving the protein MKKDIHPEYVDCTVTCACGNTFKTKSNKSEIRIDICDKCHPFFTGSEKIVDSAGRVEKFKKKYAQK
- a CDS encoding radical SAM protein, translating into MSKELELVEAFLSIQGEGAYQGRLAIFLRFLGCNLNCSGFGVQTKSLKTGESLLGCDSIRAVFKGHFNYKIYSVDEILGIVDNLCKGLMQKPIIVLTGGEPLIWHENENFINLVKKLLEDYEVHFETNGTTLIDFAKYEIYKNCHFALGVKLANSGVSEQKRINLDAILAIKNNARSSFLKFVLSHFDKSELDEIINVKSQVDLPVWCMAMGADRAELSKNALKTAEFAIKYGFNYSERIHIRLWSDKEGV
- a CDS encoding tRNA (adenosine(37)-N6)-dimethylallyltransferase MiaA, producing MFKEFAIIGTTASGKSDLAFELAKELNGVILSLDSLALYKEIDIASAKPNKEQLEAIKHFGVDEIYPDEEFSVGAFFEIYKNAKGFARSQDCPLIITGGSGFYLKSMLSGLAPDVPKCELNLSNEEIYKLAIKIDPEFASKFSQNDSYRLEKWYQIYKFSNQIPSIWLRENTKESIIKELAIFEILWDKDELRERIKKRTKGMLEAGLIDEAKFLFDKYKSEPKPLKSIGLKECKQFLDKEISQNELEELIATHTAQLAKRQRTFNRSQFEKKFVGDLDQIRSEILKFLRE
- a CDS encoding rRNA (cytidine-2'-O-)-methyltransferase codes for the protein MLYFIPTPIGNLEDISLRAIRILRECEIAICEDTRVCKSLVNLLNERFDASINISKFIPLHTHNEDDFFTNLSDDFFSKNVAYMSDAGMPGISDPGVSLVRYAQKNNIKYEILSGANAALLSVVASGLCDKEFVFLGFLPNTGRDRSLAIQNALNLAYPAVIYESPKRILGLVQSIANLEPEREIFAIKEATKKFESKFKDSAKNLVQILEKANLSGEWAIVISKSDKTATQNITKDEILLLDLAPKVKAKLLNKITGEDVKKIYDELTKA
- a CDS encoding cyclic pyranopterin phosphate synthase, which produces MLIDKYGRVVDYLRISVTQRCNFRCRYCMPTTPFSWTPRENLLTFEELFLFVKVAIDEGIKKIRITGGEPLVRKDLDVFIKMISDYNPDIDLALTTNGYMLSHFAKRLKDAGLKRINMSLDTLNEQKAKFIAQKSVLHEVLAGFEAAHDAGLKVKINTVALKGVNDDELINLLEFAKFRDSQIRFIEYMENSHAKDDLKGLSSDEILKIISQKYNVTKDRKLLNAPASIYRLDDGYKFGIIDPHKHDFCESCNRIRLSAEGLLIPCLYFEEALSIKKAVEKGDIVAASEILRQVLANKPKENKWAIGASNETSSRAFYQTGG
- a CDS encoding 16S rRNA (uracil(1498)-N(3))-methyltransferase, whose translation is MKFLYDKNAGNESLKIVNEAFLHLKARRMQAGERISVRNLRDFKEYIYEIDEIDRRSASLSLIFASSNSEQKIDFTIAWAIVDPKTIEKTLPFLNELGVGKIAFVYTKFSQANFKIDIERLNYINALSCEQCGRTSLMEFEVYKNLDELMSVYKNVSAINFGGKSLNEKKDDGLLIIGPEGGFSEDEMAKFKNSYCLNTKNTLRSQTAVISVAAKFLT
- a CDS encoding 6-carboxy-5,6,7,8-tetrahydropterin synthase is translated as MIIRKLFRFENAHIVRFCSSKRCRTSIHGHSYVAEILLSSNFLDNAGMVYDFGLMKQNIKTIIDSFDHATTIFSGDNDEYKNDLKKHSARWIEIPLNPSAEQFCRIFFVMIERLLELSVMNNGEREVKLHSIIVHETDTGYAQCFKEDAVNAQMGEIKLDEIKFSDAIIEEWEDKNLFEKMKNRLKIEIPKDV
- the ubiA gene encoding 4-hydroxybenzoate octaprenyltransferase (UbiA prenyltransferase family catalyzes the transfer of a prenyl group to various acceptors with hydrophobic ring structures in the biosynthesis of respiratory quinones, hemes, chlorophylls, vitamin E, and shikonin) codes for the protein MEIYQMIEKLKIIAELIVFKHSVFALPFIFVAMIVASKIESGSAWFGLKLLILGTFCAVSARNFAMAFNRYKDEDIDKLNPRTASRPSVDGRIGRSNMQLFIAANAFIFIVCAYFINSLAFWLSFPILAVLGGYSLFKRFSELAHLVLGLSLGLAPIAGVVAVSAAIPLWSVLLCLGVTFWVAGFDLLYSLQDMKFDKENKLFSIPAIYGDKATLFLSAIFHALAFIFWLLFAWAAGLGAMAFFGILVSGVILFLEHRIVRRDFSKIDRAFFTLNGYLGILFFIFVWISVL